The Vibrio pomeroyi genome window below encodes:
- a CDS encoding porin family protein produces MNNKANMMALIALFSVSSVYASPEIIITPMVGYTGGGSVEDQDGKTYDMKASENYTFAIETPLDKGRIGFFYSNQSSELETLNLSSSIQYLHLQSSIYYPASPVLSGYLGLGLGASYVDVDWAKDKYGFSTSIFGGLEYKFSDSLALNTQVRWLGTVVDNDTSGVCNIPSTGQDCIIRFDTDWMNQFQANVGLSFTF; encoded by the coding sequence ATGAATAACAAAGCAAATATGATGGCGCTTATCGCGCTTTTCTCTGTATCGAGCGTGTATGCTTCGCCGGAGATCATCATTACCCCAATGGTGGGTTATACCGGCGGTGGTAGTGTCGAAGACCAGGATGGCAAAACCTACGACATGAAAGCGTCTGAAAACTACACCTTTGCCATTGAAACACCACTTGATAAAGGTCGCATCGGCTTTTTCTATTCTAACCAGAGCTCTGAACTCGAAACACTCAACCTAAGCTCCTCAATCCAATACCTGCACTTGCAAAGTAGCATCTACTACCCGGCTTCGCCTGTATTATCTGGATACCTCGGATTAGGTCTTGGTGCTTCTTACGTGGATGTTGACTGGGCGAAAGATAAGTATGGCTTCTCAACCTCTATCTTTGGCGGTTTGGAATACAAATTCAGCGACAGTTTAGCGCTCAACACCCAAGTTCGTTGGTTGGGTACGGTTGTTGATAACGACACATCCGGTGTGTGTAATATCCCTAGCACAGGTCAAGACTGTATTATCCGCTTTGATACTGATTGGATGAATCAATTCCAAGCCAATGTCGGGCTGAGTTTTACGTTCTAA
- a CDS encoding YnhF family membrane protein, translated as MDHNLKNALQITVFIYMIILSFGFIAIGS; from the coding sequence ATGGACCATAATCTGAAAAATGCCCTACAAATTACCGTGTTTATTTACATGATCATTCTTTCATTTGGCTTTATTGCGATTGGTAGTTAA
- the pyk gene encoding pyruvate kinase — MTAELRKTKIVTTLGPSTDKGNVLEEIIKAGANIVRMNFSHGSSDDHIQRAEKVRAIAKRLGTQIAILGDLQGPKIRVSTFKNGKIQLAVGDLFTLDSSLGLGEGNQEAVGLDYKELPNDVSAGDILLLDDGRVQLKVTKVEGCRVHTEVIIGGPLSNNKGINKKGGGLSAEALTDKDKRDIVTAAQIQVDYLAVSFPRNGEDMHYARQLAREAGLEAHLVAKVERAETVATVENMDDIIMASDVVMVARGDLGVEIGDPELVGVQKQLIRRARALNRTVITATQMMESMISAPMPTRAEVMDVANAVLDGTDAVMLSGETAAGDYPVETVKSMAEVCIGAEKMAGINQSNYRIDRTFVTAEETVSMATIYSANHMEGIKGVVTLTESGRTALMMSRLSADMPIYALSRNEGTLNRCTLYRGVTPIYFETEAEDSFDIALSTLACLKEAGHLKFGDLVIVTQGDIMDVAGSTNCMRILPVT; from the coding sequence ATGACAGCCGAATTAAGAAAAACGAAAATCGTCACAACGCTAGGCCCTTCAACAGATAAAGGTAACGTGCTTGAAGAAATCATCAAAGCCGGTGCCAATATCGTCCGTATGAACTTTTCTCACGGCAGCAGCGACGACCACATCCAACGCGCGGAAAAAGTCAGAGCGATAGCAAAAAGACTCGGCACCCAAATCGCCATTCTCGGAGACTTACAAGGTCCCAAGATTCGTGTGTCGACATTCAAAAATGGCAAAATCCAACTTGCCGTGGGCGACCTGTTCACTCTCGATAGCAGCCTAGGTTTAGGCGAAGGCAACCAAGAAGCTGTTGGCCTTGATTATAAAGAACTGCCTAACGACGTGTCCGCCGGCGATATCCTGTTGCTTGACGATGGTCGTGTTCAACTGAAAGTAACCAAAGTCGAAGGTTGTCGCGTTCATACCGAAGTGATCATTGGTGGCCCTCTCTCCAACAACAAAGGCATCAACAAAAAAGGGGGCGGCCTTTCTGCAGAAGCACTGACCGACAAAGACAAACGAGACATCGTCACCGCCGCTCAAATTCAAGTCGATTACTTAGCTGTCTCTTTCCCACGTAATGGTGAAGACATGCACTATGCTCGCCAATTGGCACGAGAAGCAGGGTTAGAAGCTCACCTCGTGGCTAAAGTCGAGCGAGCAGAGACAGTTGCGACCGTAGAGAACATGGATGACATCATAATGGCCTCAGATGTGGTCATGGTGGCCCGTGGTGACCTCGGAGTGGAAATAGGCGATCCAGAGTTGGTCGGGGTACAAAAACAGCTTATACGCCGTGCTAGAGCGCTTAACCGAACAGTGATCACTGCAACTCAAATGATGGAATCGATGATCTCTGCGCCAATGCCAACCCGTGCCGAAGTGATGGACGTTGCCAACGCGGTATTAGACGGTACCGATGCGGTGATGCTTTCAGGTGAAACCGCTGCGGGTGATTACCCAGTCGAGACCGTGAAATCCATGGCCGAAGTGTGTATCGGTGCTGAAAAGATGGCGGGCATTAACCAATCCAATTACCGTATTGACCGAACCTTTGTGACGGCAGAAGAAACCGTTTCGATGGCGACCATCTATTCTGCCAACCACATGGAAGGCATCAAGGGCGTGGTGACGCTGACCGAGTCAGGGCGCACAGCTCTGATGATGTCGCGACTCAGTGCCGATATGCCTATCTACGCGCTGTCTCGTAATGAAGGAACATTAAATCGCTGTACTCTGTACCGAGGCGTGACACCTATCTACTTCGAAACTGAAGCCGAAGACAGCTTCGATATCGCACTATCAACTCTTGCTTGTCTGAAAGAAGCAGGACACCTAAAGTTTGGTGACTTAGTGATCGTTACTCAAGGCGATATTATGGATGTCGCGGGCTCAACCAACTGTATGCGAATCTTACCGGTCACCTAA
- the ptsG gene encoding PTS glucose transporter subunit IIBC — translation MFKNLFASLQKVGKSLMLPVSVLPVAGILLGVGAADLPFIPEIVSNLMEQAGGSVFGQMALLFAVGVALGFTNNDGVAGLAAIVGYGIMTATLGVMAGVMGVDKIDTGVLGGILVGGVAAWAFNRFFRIQLPEYLGFFAGKRAVPIITGFSAIGLAILLSVVWPPVGGAISAFSDWAAHQNPQVAFGIYGIVERSLIPFGLHHVWNVPFFFEAGTCVNAAGETQNGVLTCYLVADDASRAAGNGFGQLAGGYMFKMFGLPAAAIAIAHSAKPENRAKVMGIMASAALTSFLTGITEPIEFSFLFVAPVLYAIHALLAGSAYVLANTLGFVHGTSFSHGLIDFLVLSGNASKMGLMVVCGIAYAAIYYIVFRTVIKALDLKTPGREDETEEESVATGSELAGELVAAFGGKANITGLDACITRLRVAVADTAVVDQDKLKKLGAAGVVVVAGGVQAIFGTKSDNLKTDMDEWIRNNG, via the coding sequence ATGTTTAAGAACCTTTTTGCTAGCCTGCAGAAAGTTGGTAAGTCTCTGATGCTTCCAGTATCAGTTTTACCAGTTGCGGGTATTTTGCTAGGTGTCGGTGCAGCAGATCTTCCTTTCATTCCAGAAATCGTTTCAAACTTAATGGAACAAGCTGGTGGTTCAGTATTCGGTCAAATGGCACTACTGTTCGCAGTAGGTGTTGCACTTGGCTTTACTAACAACGATGGTGTAGCTGGTCTAGCTGCAATCGTTGGTTACGGCATCATGACTGCTACACTTGGCGTAATGGCTGGTGTAATGGGCGTTGATAAAATCGATACTGGTGTACTAGGTGGTATCCTAGTCGGTGGTGTTGCTGCTTGGGCATTCAACCGTTTCTTCCGTATTCAACTACCAGAGTACCTTGGCTTCTTCGCTGGTAAGCGTGCTGTGCCAATCATCACAGGTTTCTCTGCGATTGGTCTAGCAATCCTACTATCTGTAGTATGGCCACCAGTTGGCGGCGCAATCTCTGCGTTCTCTGATTGGGCTGCTCACCAAAACCCACAAGTGGCGTTTGGTATCTACGGTATCGTTGAGCGTTCTCTGATTCCATTTGGTCTTCACCACGTTTGGAACGTACCTTTCTTCTTTGAAGCTGGTACTTGTGTAAACGCTGCTGGCGAAACTCAAAACGGTGTTCTTACTTGTTACCTAGTTGCTGATGACGCATCTCGTGCAGCGGGCAATGGCTTCGGTCAGCTAGCTGGTGGTTACATGTTCAAGATGTTCGGTCTACCTGCTGCTGCAATCGCTATTGCACACTCAGCTAAGCCTGAAAACCGCGCTAAAGTAATGGGTATCATGGCTTCTGCTGCGTTAACTTCATTCCTAACGGGTATCACTGAACCAATCGAATTCTCATTCCTATTCGTTGCTCCTGTACTGTACGCAATCCACGCTCTACTAGCTGGTTCTGCTTACGTTCTTGCGAACACTCTAGGTTTTGTACACGGTACATCTTTCTCACACGGTCTAATCGACTTCCTAGTTCTATCTGGCAACGCGTCTAAGATGGGCCTAATGGTTGTATGTGGTATTGCTTACGCTGCAATTTACTACATCGTATTCCGCACTGTGATTAAAGCTCTAGACCTTAAAACTCCAGGCCGTGAAGACGAGACTGAAGAAGAGTCAGTTGCGACTGGTTCTGAACTTGCTGGTGAGCTAGTTGCTGCATTCGGTGGCAAAGCGAACATCACTGGTCTTGACGCTTGTATTACTCGTCTACGTGTTGCAGTTGCTGATACAGCAGTTGTTGACCAAGACAAACTGAAGAAACTAGGCGCTGCAGGTGTTGTTGTAGTTGCTGGTGGCGTTCAAGCTATCTTCGGTACTAAGTCTGACAACCTTAAGACAGACATGGATGAGTGGATCCGTAACAACGGTTAA
- the pabC gene encoding aminodeoxychorismate lyase gives MFWVDGESQQTVDILDRSFQYGDGCFTTMLVKGGEIQHFHDHQRRVDECLKALRISTLDWDVVNVWLDSAHQHIQNNALHGTKSLDGSENRNETNKPHDEKAGIKLHVSRGAGGRGYSTKNIAKPTVTISTFAFPSHYSAWQDSGVELGVCQQALGLSPLLAGHKHNNRLEQILMKDEMDQVNEVDGVVLDISGNVIETTMANLFWRKGDTICTPQLTQSGVAGVMRKQVLTALNQAELSVTISDYCLSQLMQADEVFMTNSILGVAPVTRISETQFNIGTVTRSLQGQLNS, from the coding sequence ATGTTTTGGGTTGATGGAGAAAGCCAGCAAACTGTCGATATCTTGGACCGCTCGTTTCAGTACGGAGACGGCTGTTTTACCACCATGCTTGTAAAAGGTGGCGAGATTCAACATTTTCACGATCATCAGCGTCGTGTCGATGAATGCCTGAAAGCGTTACGCATTTCTACTCTTGATTGGGATGTGGTTAATGTTTGGCTCGATAGCGCACATCAACATATCCAAAACAATGCGCTTCATGGGACAAAGAGCCTTGATGGTTCAGAGAACCGTAATGAGACAAATAAGCCTCATGATGAAAAAGCTGGGATAAAGCTGCACGTTAGCCGCGGTGCTGGTGGCAGAGGTTATAGCACCAAGAATATCGCTAAACCTACGGTCACTATCAGTACGTTTGCTTTTCCGAGTCATTATTCAGCGTGGCAAGACTCTGGTGTTGAGCTCGGTGTCTGCCAACAAGCTTTAGGCTTGAGCCCATTGCTTGCCGGGCATAAGCACAATAATCGCCTAGAGCAAATCTTGATGAAAGATGAAATGGATCAGGTCAATGAAGTCGATGGTGTGGTGCTTGATATTTCAGGCAATGTCATTGAAACCACCATGGCTAATCTGTTTTGGCGAAAAGGGGATACCATTTGCACACCTCAACTGACGCAGAGTGGCGTCGCAGGGGTTATGCGTAAGCAAGTGTTAACCGCGCTGAATCAAGCTGAACTTTCCGTTACTATTAGTGACTACTGCTTATCTCAACTCATGCAAGCTGATGAGGTTTTCATGACCAACTCCATTTTAGGGGTTGCCCCAGTTACCCGTATTAGTGAAACCCAATTTAACATTGGAACCGTTACTCGTAGCCTTCAAGGACAACTAAACTCGTGA
- a CDS encoding DUF6363 domain-containing protein, producing the protein MNSGLVSNIDTAIDLDYYAKFIAGKTALVAQGGGQRSIFTSGVLDAFLLSNFDPFDEFFGTSAGALNLCAYLCRDKGLGRSFVLDLTTSPEFFNIFSYIRHRKNLGLEWALEQIMAYPYKLDLDLGRQTLGDRHFYAAVTDSKDLRDHYFPLLGEDWYKVMIATCAIPRLYNDEIFIGDSAYVDGGVSACIPVQEAWRRQARSIVVIRTEPVVEEGSELLVEASNRSTAVKAPKPISAEELEWFRESFDSVQDHWQQKVEQWKTDWTSFFQQQILRSKEQKRDRGHLDLLNGGRWLFGADDIYRLSHLIGDKFDSGLADMLMVHYQTYSLTQDFLNSPPDDAFVVQIAPSKPLKSSSLMSDKEDLLHDYDLGLEAGYRFVETYTSTKNARNSHIPKLATSAADK; encoded by the coding sequence ATGAATAGTGGGCTTGTAAGCAATATTGATACAGCAATAGACTTGGATTACTACGCTAAGTTTATTGCTGGAAAAACAGCACTGGTCGCTCAAGGTGGCGGACAGAGAAGTATTTTTACTTCAGGTGTGCTGGATGCCTTTCTTCTTTCTAATTTTGACCCCTTCGATGAATTTTTTGGTACCTCCGCAGGTGCCCTTAACCTGTGTGCGTACCTTTGCCGCGATAAAGGCCTTGGCCGCTCTTTCGTGCTCGACCTCACCACCTCACCAGAATTCTTCAATATCTTCTCCTATATACGACACAGGAAGAATCTGGGATTAGAGTGGGCCTTAGAACAAATCATGGCTTACCCTTATAAGCTGGACCTTGATTTAGGGCGACAAACCCTAGGTGACCGCCATTTCTATGCAGCAGTGACAGACTCTAAAGATCTACGTGATCACTACTTCCCGTTATTGGGAGAAGATTGGTATAAGGTGATGATCGCCACCTGTGCGATTCCTCGTTTGTACAATGATGAAATCTTCATCGGCGACAGTGCTTATGTTGACGGTGGTGTGTCTGCTTGTATTCCTGTTCAAGAAGCCTGGCGTAGACAAGCTCGTTCTATTGTTGTGATTCGTACTGAACCTGTGGTCGAGGAGGGAAGTGAACTCTTGGTTGAGGCTTCTAATCGCAGCACCGCAGTGAAAGCGCCGAAGCCTATATCTGCGGAAGAGCTAGAATGGTTCAGAGAGTCTTTCGACAGTGTTCAAGATCACTGGCAACAGAAAGTGGAACAATGGAAAACCGATTGGACTTCTTTCTTCCAGCAGCAAATTCTTCGTTCTAAAGAGCAGAAGCGCGATCGTGGACATTTGGATCTGCTCAATGGTGGTCGGTGGTTATTTGGGGCTGACGATATCTACCGCTTAAGTCATTTAATCGGTGATAAGTTCGACTCAGGTTTGGCGGACATGTTGATGGTTCACTATCAAACATACTCCTTAACTCAGGACTTTTTAAACTCTCCTCCGGACGATGCGTTCGTGGTGCAGATAGCACCTAGCAAACCACTAAAGTCGAGTTCATTAATGAGTGATAAAGAAGACTTGTTGCATGATTACGACCTAGGATTAGAAGCTGGTTACCGATTTGTCGAAACCTATACCTCAACAAAGAATGCGCGCAATTCACACATACCAAAGTTAGCAACCAGTGCCGCGGATAAGTGA
- a CDS encoding YchF/TatD family DNA exonuclease, whose product MFVDSHCHLDKLDYQDLHTSVEDVVNKAKAANVDQLLSVGVTLDSFENMLEMISPFDNVKASCGVHPLDVESDFCLERMREYASNPKVVAIGETGLDYHYQPETAELQQLRFKQHVALAVELNKPLIIHTRNAREDTLAILRDGGAEKCGGVIHCFTEDQAFAEAAMELGFYISISGIVTFKQATELKEVVKNLPLDRLLIETDSPYLAPIPYRGKQNQPAYVVEVAAYIAQLKGMSMKEVAEQTTKNYQKLFLR is encoded by the coding sequence ATGTTCGTAGATTCCCACTGTCATTTAGACAAATTGGATTACCAAGATTTACACACCAGCGTAGAAGACGTTGTGAACAAGGCGAAGGCAGCAAACGTAGACCAGCTGCTGTCTGTAGGTGTGACACTGGATTCGTTTGAAAATATGCTCGAGATGATCTCGCCGTTTGATAACGTTAAAGCATCTTGTGGAGTTCATCCTCTCGATGTAGAGAGTGATTTTTGCTTAGAGAGAATGCGTGAATACGCGAGTAACCCAAAAGTCGTTGCGATTGGTGAGACAGGCTTAGATTACCATTACCAACCAGAGACGGCGGAATTGCAACAACTGCGATTCAAGCAACATGTCGCGTTGGCCGTAGAGTTGAACAAGCCTTTGATCATCCATACACGTAACGCGCGTGAAGATACTCTCGCGATTCTACGTGATGGTGGTGCTGAGAAGTGTGGTGGTGTGATTCACTGCTTTACTGAAGATCAAGCGTTCGCTGAAGCGGCAATGGAATTAGGTTTCTACATCTCAATTTCAGGTATTGTGACCTTTAAGCAGGCTACAGAGCTTAAAGAAGTTGTTAAGAATCTACCGTTAGATAGGTTACTGATCGAGACCGATTCTCCATACTTGGCACCAATCCCATATCGTGGAAAGCAGAATCAACCTGCATATGTCGTGGAAGTGGCGGCCTATATTGCACAGTTGAAAGGTATGTCGATGAAAGAGGTTGCTGAACAAACGACCAAAAACTATCAAAAACTTTTTTTGCGATAA
- the mltG gene encoding endolytic transglycosylase MltG, protein MIKKLFIFLILCLIAAGAAGFYVYNQAQDNLKQVIQLEKPQVVTVASGSSFNRVLAQLINEGLFEASPYEKLIRKLHPELVDVKAGTFLLEPGLTLEQALQVLVEGKEHQFTITFVEGSRFDEWLVQLKDNEFIQQTLDGVSEKEIAEKLGIENEKLEGLFLAETYHYTYGTTDLDLLKRAHRDLMNVVNDEWENRADKLPLKSPYEALILASIIEKETAVASERERVSSVFVNRLNKRMRLQTDPTVIYGMGDSYKGNIRKKDLRTPTPYNTYTMSGLPPTPIAMAGRASINAALNPENSNYLYFVASGTGGHVFSKSLAEHNRAVRAYLKQLRKNK, encoded by the coding sequence GTGATCAAAAAGTTATTTATTTTTCTTATCTTGTGCCTAATCGCAGCGGGCGCTGCTGGGTTCTATGTTTACAACCAAGCGCAAGATAACCTGAAACAAGTCATCCAATTAGAAAAACCACAGGTCGTAACCGTTGCTTCAGGCAGCAGCTTTAATCGTGTTCTGGCACAGTTGATAAATGAGGGGCTATTTGAGGCTTCTCCTTACGAGAAATTAATCCGTAAGTTGCATCCTGAGCTGGTTGACGTAAAAGCGGGTACGTTTCTGCTAGAGCCGGGTTTGACCCTAGAGCAGGCGCTACAAGTGCTTGTTGAGGGCAAAGAACACCAATTCACGATTACCTTCGTTGAAGGCAGTCGCTTTGATGAATGGCTTGTGCAGCTAAAAGACAACGAATTCATTCAACAGACATTGGATGGTGTTTCTGAAAAAGAGATCGCTGAAAAGTTGGGTATTGAAAATGAAAAGCTAGAAGGTCTTTTCTTAGCGGAAACCTATCACTACACCTACGGCACAACCGATTTAGATTTATTGAAACGTGCCCATCGTGACCTAATGAACGTAGTGAATGACGAATGGGAAAACAGAGCGGATAAACTGCCTCTTAAGTCACCTTATGAAGCTCTGATTCTTGCGTCTATCATTGAGAAAGAAACCGCCGTTGCTTCAGAGCGCGAGCGTGTGTCTTCTGTATTCGTTAACCGTTTGAACAAGCGTATGCGTTTGCAAACTGACCCAACGGTTATCTATGGCATGGGCGACAGTTACAAAGGTAATATCCGTAAGAAAGATCTACGCACGCCAACGCCGTACAACACATACACAATGAGCGGTTTGCCACCTACGCCGATTGCTATGGCGGGTCGAGCGTCGATTAATGCAGCTCTGAACCCAGAGAACAGCAACTACCTGTATTTCGTTGCAAGTGGAACAGGCGGTCACGTATTTTCAAAGAGTTTGGCTGAGCACAACCGTGCAGTACGAGCTTACTTAAAGCAATTAAGAAAAAATAAATAA
- the tmk gene encoding dTMP kinase: MNQSKFIVVEGLEGAGKSTAINAIVETLKASGVEELVNTREPGGTVLAEKMRSLVKEEHEGEKLQDMTELLLMYAARVQLVENVIKPALDSGKWVLGDRHDMSSQAYQGGGRQIARTTMESLKATTLGDFKPDLTLYLDLDPRVGLERARGRGELDRIEKMDISFFDRTRERYLEIAAQDDSVLVINAQQEIDQVAADIKQALGAWLDKQ, translated from the coding sequence ATGAATCAGTCGAAATTTATCGTGGTTGAAGGCCTTGAAGGCGCGGGCAAAAGCACTGCAATCAATGCCATCGTAGAAACATTGAAAGCATCTGGTGTAGAAGAACTCGTCAATACTCGTGAACCGGGCGGTACCGTGTTGGCAGAAAAGATGCGTTCACTAGTAAAAGAAGAACACGAAGGCGAAAAGCTTCAAGACATGACTGAGTTACTGCTGATGTACGCCGCACGCGTTCAATTAGTAGAAAACGTGATTAAGCCTGCACTAGACAGTGGTAAGTGGGTATTGGGTGATCGCCATGATATGTCTTCTCAGGCTTATCAAGGTGGTGGTCGTCAAATTGCGCGCACGACGATGGAATCATTGAAAGCAACCACGCTAGGCGATTTTAAGCCTGATCTAACCCTATACTTGGACTTAGACCCTAGAGTAGGGCTTGAGCGCGCACGTGGTCGTGGTGAGCTAGATAGAATCGAAAAGATGGATATCTCATTCTTCGATCGTACACGCGAGCGTTACCTTGAGATTGCCGCACAAGATGATTCGGTTCTTGTGATTAACGCGCAACAAGAGATAGATCAAGTGGCTGCCGATATTAAGCAAGCGCTTGGTGCTTGGCTCGACAAACAGTAG
- a CDS encoding ROK family protein: protein MYMAQPGHIDHIKQVNAGRVYKLIDLKGPISRIDLSKQSELAPASITKITRELIEAHLIHETTVQEATTRGRPAVGLQTNNEGWQFLSMRLGRGYLTIALHELGGDVLIDTKIDIHERDQDDVLARLLHEIDEFFQTYAEQLDRVTSIAITLPGLVNSEQGIVLQMPHYNVENLALGPEIYKETGLPVFIANDTRAWALAEKLFGNSQDNDNSVLISIHHGLGAGIILDGRVLQGRHGNIGELGHIQIDKEGKLCHCGNRGCLETVASSQAIREQVKERLANGEESTLTVFEDVTIEQICAAAADGDPLAVEVIEQLGRYLGSAIAIVINLFNPEKILVGGVINQAKSVLYPAIQKCIEEQSLSVYHQDLELVESRFYKQATMPGAALIKQALYDGQLLMKVIEG, encoded by the coding sequence ATGTACATGGCTCAACCGGGCCATATTGATCATATCAAACAGGTCAATGCTGGTCGTGTATATAAACTAATTGACCTTAAAGGTCCTATTTCTCGTATCGATCTGTCCAAGCAAAGTGAGTTGGCTCCGGCGAGTATTACTAAAATTACCCGTGAACTCATTGAAGCTCACCTTATTCACGAAACCACGGTTCAAGAAGCCACGACTCGTGGGCGTCCTGCTGTCGGTCTGCAAACCAATAACGAAGGTTGGCAATTTTTGTCGATGCGTCTTGGTCGTGGTTACCTCACGATAGCGCTCCATGAATTGGGCGGTGACGTGCTTATCGATACCAAAATTGATATTCACGAACGTGACCAAGATGATGTGCTTGCACGCCTTCTCCATGAAATTGATGAGTTCTTCCAAACCTATGCCGAGCAACTCGACAGGGTGACGAGCATAGCTATCACGCTGCCAGGTCTGGTGAATTCAGAGCAAGGTATTGTGTTGCAAATGCCGCATTACAACGTTGAAAACTTAGCGTTGGGTCCGGAGATCTACAAAGAAACTGGTCTGCCAGTCTTTATAGCTAATGACACCCGAGCTTGGGCATTAGCAGAGAAGCTGTTTGGTAACTCACAAGACAACGACAACTCTGTTCTTATCTCAATTCACCATGGTTTAGGTGCTGGGATCATTCTTGATGGCCGCGTTCTGCAAGGGCGTCACGGTAATATTGGTGAACTGGGTCATATCCAGATCGATAAAGAGGGCAAGCTTTGTCATTGTGGTAACCGAGGCTGTTTAGAAACAGTGGCGAGTTCACAGGCGATCCGCGAGCAAGTGAAAGAGCGATTAGCCAATGGTGAAGAATCAACACTGACTGTGTTTGAGGATGTCACGATTGAGCAAATCTGTGCTGCTGCGGCTGACGGTGATCCACTGGCTGTTGAAGTGATTGAACAGTTAGGTCGTTACTTAGGTTCTGCGATTGCGATTGTTATTAACCTATTCAACCCAGAGAAAATCTTGGTCGGTGGTGTTATCAATCAGGCGAAAAGTGTTTTATACCCTGCGATTCAAAAGTGTATCGAAGAGCAGAGTTTATCGGTTTACCATCAAGACTTAGAGCTGGTGGAATCTCGATTCTATAAGCAGGCAACCATGCCAGGTGCTGCGCTTATTAAGCAGGCCCTGTATGACGGTCAGCTGTTAATGAAAGTCATTGAAGGCTAA
- a CDS encoding DNA polymerase III subunit delta', whose protein sequence is MAEVYSWLTPVWNEWKKSLDAERFPNSVIVNAPEGLGVDALIDQLTAALMCTNYESESCGFCHSCELMKSGSHPDFHVISPEKEGKSITVDQVRASNRWAQESSQLGGLRVILLNPAEAMNESASNALLKTLEEPSSKCIFILSTRNSNRLMPTIISRCQQFNVVSPQLEAGSAWLDGEAGKAVPKYILALNDNAPLKAKAMFEQGGVEASTKALDGFVNVIKGTQPDMLKFSTELSKDPLIQLGWLWHLLSDVQKLHFGLANQAITPSAKALVEVMSYQSAYAASNKLLVLIEQLKQHPGLNTELLIMNWLIATCEETCS, encoded by the coding sequence ATGGCTGAAGTGTATTCTTGGCTCACTCCCGTATGGAATGAGTGGAAAAAAAGTCTCGATGCTGAGCGTTTTCCTAATTCGGTGATTGTTAATGCGCCGGAAGGGCTTGGCGTTGATGCGTTGATTGACCAACTTACCGCAGCGTTAATGTGCACCAACTACGAAAGTGAGTCGTGCGGGTTTTGCCATAGCTGTGAATTGATGAAATCAGGCAGTCATCCTGATTTTCATGTTATCTCGCCTGAGAAAGAAGGTAAGTCGATCACTGTTGATCAGGTGCGTGCCAGTAACCGCTGGGCGCAAGAGTCATCTCAATTGGGTGGCTTACGCGTTATCTTGCTTAACCCGGCAGAGGCAATGAATGAGTCGGCCTCTAACGCGTTACTGAAAACGCTGGAAGAGCCATCAAGCAAGTGTATCTTCATTCTTTCTACTCGTAACAGCAACCGTTTGATGCCGACTATCATTAGCCGTTGCCAACAATTTAATGTGGTAAGCCCACAGTTGGAGGCCGGGTCGGCTTGGTTAGATGGTGAAGCTGGTAAGGCTGTGCCAAAATATATTTTAGCGCTCAATGACAACGCGCCTTTAAAAGCAAAAGCGATGTTTGAGCAGGGTGGGGTAGAGGCTTCGACCAAAGCGCTTGATGGCTTTGTTAATGTCATCAAGGGCACTCAACCTGACATGCTAAAATTCTCGACAGAGTTAAGCAAAGACCCTTTGATTCAATTGGGTTGGCTATGGCACTTATTGTCTGACGTACAGAAGCTGCATTTTGGCTTGGCGAACCAGGCTATCACTCCTAGCGCGAAAGCACTGGTTGAGGTGATGTCTTATCAAAGTGCCTATGCAGCATCGAATAAGCTGCTGGTATTGATTGAGCAGTTAAAGCAACACCCTGGGCTCAATACGGAGCTACTCATAATGAATTGGCTGATAGCCACTTGCGAGGAAACATGTTCGTAG